A genomic segment from Geitlerinema sp. PCC 7407 encodes:
- a CDS encoding adenylate/guanylate cyclase domain-containing protein has product MISTLRNGLNLIQARLSRQITAWVFLSILIIEIIIFIPSYYRREQELFANLEMMSSEVTALLVPQRLTPEALDRFRNPDLKAGSIVLGGTLYDLDGTLIGAFGEAPALTFRELGDRPLARYHSDDQKRYDVARSPEQLSRPYVLVIRHDASWVRKELSGFKQRIAGLIILICLFVTAVLMWVLSFTVILPVVRLRQDLMAAGDSIAQAHIMPRFYSLSLRRQDEVTDVAKAFQAMFGRVQQEIRDRRQAEQALRSEQEKADRLLLNILPQPIAEKLKHNQQAIADRFEQVTILFADIVDFTTLSSRISPIELVDLLNRIFSTFDQLAEHHGLEKIKTIGDAYMVVGGLPMPQANHAEAIADMALAMQSAIAHFYTDLGEPFRLRIGISTGPVVSGVIGLKKFIYDLWGDTVNVASRMESQGEIGRIQVTEAVYQQLRDRYHFEKRGTIDIKGRGQMTTYWLISRKASEQAA; this is encoded by the coding sequence ATGATATCCACACTGCGAAACGGCCTCAACTTGATCCAAGCTCGGCTATCGCGGCAGATCACGGCCTGGGTGTTCCTCAGCATCCTGATCATTGAAATCATTATTTTTATTCCCTCCTACTACCGGCGCGAGCAGGAGCTCTTTGCCAATCTGGAGATGATGTCTAGTGAGGTGACAGCGCTGCTGGTGCCCCAGCGTCTCACGCCTGAGGCCCTCGATCGCTTCCGCAATCCTGATCTCAAGGCTGGCTCTATCGTTCTGGGCGGCACGCTTTACGATTTGGACGGCACCTTGATTGGGGCTTTTGGTGAAGCGCCAGCGCTGACGTTTCGGGAGCTGGGCGATCGCCCGCTGGCTCGGTACCACAGCGACGACCAGAAGCGCTACGACGTCGCGCGATCGCCCGAGCAGCTCAGTCGCCCCTACGTGCTCGTCATCCGCCACGACGCAAGCTGGGTCCGCAAGGAGCTGTCTGGCTTCAAGCAGCGCATCGCCGGGTTGATTATTTTGATTTGCCTGTTTGTGACGGCAGTGCTGATGTGGGTGCTCAGTTTCACGGTCATTTTGCCGGTGGTGCGCCTGCGCCAAGATCTCATGGCCGCAGGCGACAGCATTGCTCAAGCCCACATCATGCCCCGCTTTTACAGCCTTTCGCTGCGCCGCCAAGACGAGGTCACCGACGTCGCCAAGGCCTTTCAGGCGATGTTTGGCCGGGTGCAGCAGGAAATCCGCGATCGCCGCCAAGCCGAGCAGGCCCTGCGATCCGAGCAAGAAAAAGCCGATCGCCTCCTGCTGAATATCCTGCCCCAGCCGATCGCCGAAAAGCTCAAGCACAACCAGCAGGCGATCGCCGATCGCTTCGAGCAAGTCACCATCCTCTTTGCCGACATCGTCGACTTCACCACCCTGTCCTCGCGAATCTCGCCCATTGAGCTCGTGGACCTGCTCAACCGGATTTTCTCGACCTTCGATCAGCTCGCCGAGCACCACGGCCTCGAAAAAATCAAAACCATCGGGGACGCCTACATGGTCGTCGGCGGCCTGCCCATGCCCCAGGCCAACCACGCCGAGGCGATCGCCGATATGGCCCTCGCCATGCAAAGCGCGATCGCCCACTTCTATACCGACCTCGGCGAACCCTTTCGGCTGCGCATCGGCATCAGCACCGGCCCCGTCGTCTCCGGCGTCATCGGCCTGAAAAAATTCATCTACGATCTGTGGGGCGACACTGTCAACGTCGCCAGTCGCATGGAATCCCAGGGCGAAATTGGCCGCATCCAGGTCACAGAAGCTGTCTATCAGCAGCTGCGCGATCGCTACCACTTCGAGAAGCGCGGCACCATCGACATCAAAGGCCGCGGCCAAATGACCACCTACTGGCTCATCAGCCGCAAAGCCTCCGAGCAAGCCGCTTGA